A stretch of the Glutamicibacter sp. JL.03c genome encodes the following:
- a CDS encoding SDR family NAD(P)-dependent oxidoreductase — protein sequence MILENIETYGARRFEGKTALVTGGAGGIGAAICARLAVEGATVVIADTNREAAETLQNELRAAGYQAATAVFNLTDAEACASAIEEVVAEHSQIDVLVNNAGINRRGPLLELSDEDWDLSFAVNLDSLYRLSKLVVPLMQAQGGGSIVNTASQWGISPAPGHIAYNVTKAAVVSFTKNLARDYAPDKIRVNAIAPGEVLTPMVEANLARTGRSVEDLDSLVPFGRVGRPHEIAALVAFLASDEAPYLCGSVVEITGAQAVA from the coding sequence ATGATCCTGGAAAATATTGAGACCTACGGCGCTCGCCGTTTCGAGGGAAAGACCGCCCTGGTCACCGGTGGTGCCGGTGGCATCGGCGCGGCCATCTGCGCCAGGCTGGCTGTCGAAGGCGCTACAGTAGTCATCGCTGACACGAATCGCGAAGCAGCCGAGACGCTGCAGAACGAGCTGCGTGCTGCCGGTTACCAGGCGGCCACCGCGGTCTTCAACCTCACTGATGCCGAGGCCTGCGCCAGCGCGATCGAGGAAGTCGTCGCAGAGCATAGCCAAATCGACGTGCTGGTGAACAATGCCGGGATCAACCGGCGCGGACCACTGCTTGAACTCAGTGACGAGGACTGGGATTTGTCCTTCGCAGTGAACCTGGACTCCCTGTACCGGCTCTCCAAGCTCGTGGTGCCGCTGATGCAGGCCCAGGGTGGTGGATCCATCGTGAATACCGCCAGCCAATGGGGTATCAGCCCGGCTCCGGGTCACATCGCCTACAACGTGACAAAGGCAGCCGTTGTCTCCTTTACCAAAAATCTTGCCCGCGACTATGCTCCGGACAAGATTCGAGTCAATGCCATCGCCCCGGGCGAGGTGCTGACCCCTATGGTCGAGGCGAATCTGGCGCGCACGGGACGCTCTGTGGAGGACCTGGATTCGCTGGTGCCCTTTGGGCGGGTGGGACGCCCGCACGAGATTGCCGCGCTGGTGGCTTTCCTGGCCAGCGACGAGGCACCGTACCTGTGCGGCAGCGTCGTTGAAATCACCGGCGCCCAGGCGGTGGCCTAA
- a CDS encoding alanine/glycine:cation symporter family protein, with product MNIDAFLEEKFGSFAESFSAIIFFEIPLFGTHIPVIVTWIVVCGLFFTVKLRALNLRGMKHACDLVRGKFPQPNAPGEATHFQALATAVSSTVGLGTIAGVAIAITVGGPGAVFWMFIAGFFAMSTKMAECLLGVAFRRISDGKISGGPMYYLKSGLAHMGHRKLGAFLAAGWAACMMIAAMGTNAFQSNQATAQLVSIAAGSAAGDFLASNKWVIGVVLAVFAGAVIIGGVRSIAKAAGVLVPLMTVFYFMACAVVLLVNITELPGALMLILSEAFKMDSATGGAIGALIIGFQRATYANSAGVGDAPIAHSIVKTNRPATEGLVAGLEPFADTVILCSITALTIVVTGAWNDPANVGADGVVITSNAFASAVSWFPYVLTVAVVLFAFTTIMSNSYYGMKAFCYFFKDNPIAETVYKCFFLCFTVIGAAVSLDPVISFADSMFFLMAVFNVIGLYLMSGLIKREFIDYWQLYTSGKLDLESMTAPKDITEMLDARYEVPLEIVSRK from the coding sequence GTGAACATTGATGCTTTCCTTGAAGAGAAATTCGGCTCATTCGCAGAATCGTTCTCTGCCATCATCTTTTTCGAGATCCCGCTCTTTGGCACACATATCCCGGTGATTGTCACGTGGATCGTGGTGTGCGGGCTGTTTTTCACCGTGAAGCTGCGGGCCTTGAACCTGAGGGGCATGAAACACGCGTGCGATTTGGTACGCGGAAAGTTCCCGCAGCCCAACGCGCCAGGGGAAGCCACGCATTTCCAGGCATTGGCCACCGCCGTCTCCAGCACAGTCGGATTGGGTACCATCGCAGGAGTGGCCATAGCCATCACCGTTGGGGGGCCGGGCGCTGTGTTCTGGATGTTCATTGCCGGATTCTTCGCAATGAGCACCAAAATGGCTGAATGCCTGCTCGGGGTGGCGTTCCGCCGGATCAGCGACGGGAAGATATCCGGTGGGCCGATGTACTACTTGAAGAGCGGCTTGGCCCATATGGGCCATCGTAAGCTCGGCGCGTTCCTGGCCGCCGGCTGGGCCGCGTGCATGATGATCGCAGCCATGGGCACCAATGCGTTCCAATCCAATCAAGCGACAGCGCAGCTGGTTTCGATCGCTGCGGGGAGCGCCGCCGGGGATTTCCTCGCGTCAAATAAATGGGTGATCGGAGTGGTGTTGGCCGTCTTTGCCGGAGCCGTGATCATCGGCGGTGTGCGCTCGATTGCCAAGGCCGCAGGGGTTCTGGTGCCCTTGATGACCGTCTTCTACTTCATGGCCTGCGCAGTGGTGCTGCTGGTGAACATCACCGAGTTGCCTGGCGCGCTGATGCTGATCCTCTCCGAAGCCTTCAAGATGGATAGTGCAACCGGCGGGGCGATCGGCGCATTGATCATCGGTTTCCAGCGTGCCACCTACGCCAACTCGGCCGGCGTGGGAGATGCTCCCATCGCGCATTCGATCGTGAAGACCAACCGCCCTGCCACCGAGGGCCTGGTTGCCGGTCTGGAACCTTTCGCGGATACGGTGATCCTGTGTTCGATAACAGCGCTGACCATCGTGGTCACCGGGGCTTGGAACGACCCGGCTAACGTCGGCGCTGACGGAGTGGTGATCACTTCCAACGCTTTTGCCTCGGCAGTGTCCTGGTTCCCCTACGTCCTCACTGTGGCGGTCGTGCTCTTCGCCTTTACCACCATCATGTCGAATTCCTACTACGGCATGAAGGCCTTCTGCTACTTTTTCAAGGACAACCCGATAGCTGAAACCGTCTACAAGTGCTTCTTCCTGTGCTTCACCGTGATCGGAGCCGCGGTCTCGCTGGACCCGGTGATCTCCTTCGCCGACTCGATGTTCTTCCTCATGGCGGTCTTCAATGTTATTGGCTTGTACTTGATGTCGGGGCTGATCAAGCGTGAATTCATCGACTATTGGCAGCTCTATACCAGCGGGAAACTCGACTTGGAATCCATGACAGCGCCGAAAGATATCACCGAGATGCTCGACGCCCGCTACGAAGTACCCCTCGAGATCGTGTCCCGCAAATAA
- a CDS encoding gamma-aminobutyraldehyde dehydrogenase — MSETTLSALVQGQFINGRVTEGSSGQYTSVTNPATGAEIASIQLAGTADVDAAVAAAKAAFGPWSTTIPAERSAVLAKFARLMEERAEDFAQLESAQAGKPIRLAREFDVPGTIDNIDFFSGAARNLEGKATGEYSADHTSSIRREAIGVIGSISPWNYPLQMAAWKVLPAIAAGNTIVLKPAEITPLTTTLFAQIAAQAGLPDGVLNVVVGKGSIVGDYLLRHPDVDMLSFTGSTPVGRTVLDAAATTAKRVHLELGGKAPFVVFEDADLEAAIHGAVAGSLINSGQDCTAATRAIVHRSLYEEFIDGVSKLYAQVKIGDTTDPATDMGPLVSMAHREKVAEMVERARGYARVIGGGIPEGEQFANGSYYLPTLVADATPDSEIFREEVFGPVLAVTPFDTDEEAIELANDTPYGLAASAWTTNVYRANRATREIRSGCVWVNDHIPIISEMPHGGMKQSGFGKDMSTYSLDEYTVIKHVMFDLTGDARKEWHRTIFSVD; from the coding sequence ATGAGCGAAACCACGCTCAGCGCCCTGGTTCAGGGCCAGTTCATCAATGGACGCGTGACTGAAGGCAGCAGCGGCCAGTACACATCCGTGACGAATCCGGCCACCGGTGCCGAAATCGCCAGCATCCAGCTGGCCGGCACCGCAGACGTGGATGCGGCAGTGGCCGCGGCCAAAGCCGCCTTCGGCCCGTGGTCCACCACGATCCCTGCCGAGCGCTCCGCGGTTCTCGCCAAGTTCGCCCGGCTTATGGAAGAACGGGCCGAAGACTTCGCGCAGCTCGAATCGGCACAGGCTGGCAAGCCAATACGCCTGGCCAGGGAATTCGATGTGCCCGGCACCATCGACAACATCGATTTCTTCTCGGGCGCAGCTCGCAACTTGGAAGGCAAAGCCACCGGGGAGTACTCGGCCGATCACACCTCGTCGATCCGCCGCGAGGCGATCGGCGTCATCGGCTCCATCTCGCCGTGGAACTATCCGCTGCAGATGGCGGCATGGAAAGTCTTGCCGGCCATCGCGGCGGGAAACACGATTGTCCTGAAGCCGGCGGAGATCACTCCACTGACGACGACCTTGTTTGCCCAAATCGCCGCGCAAGCCGGTCTTCCCGATGGCGTGCTTAACGTGGTCGTGGGCAAGGGATCGATCGTGGGAGACTACCTGCTGCGCCACCCGGATGTGGATATGCTGTCCTTCACCGGATCCACCCCGGTGGGGCGCACCGTGCTGGATGCGGCGGCTACCACCGCCAAGCGCGTGCATCTGGAACTGGGGGGCAAGGCTCCTTTCGTCGTCTTCGAGGATGCCGATCTGGAAGCGGCAATCCACGGTGCGGTAGCCGGTTCGCTCATCAATTCCGGCCAGGACTGCACCGCGGCCACGCGTGCCATTGTGCACCGCAGCCTGTACGAGGAATTCATCGACGGGGTCTCCAAGCTGTACGCGCAGGTGAAGATCGGGGATACCACCGATCCAGCCACCGATATGGGTCCACTGGTTTCCATGGCGCACCGTGAGAAGGTGGCGGAGATGGTCGAGCGCGCCCGCGGCTACGCCCGAGTCATCGGCGGCGGCATCCCGGAAGGAGAGCAATTCGCCAACGGCAGCTACTACCTGCCCACCTTGGTGGCCGACGCGACCCCGGACTCGGAGATCTTCCGCGAGGAGGTCTTCGGCCCGGTCCTGGCCGTCACTCCATTTGACACGGATGAGGAGGCCATCGAGCTGGCCAACGACACCCCCTACGGGCTGGCCGCCAGTGCCTGGACCACCAACGTGTACCGGGCCAACCGGGCCACCCGGGAAATCCGATCGGGCTGTGTCTGGGTCAACGACCACATTCCGATCATCTCCGAAATGCCGCACGGGGGAATGAAGCAGTCCGGCTTCGGCAAGGACATGTCCACCTACTCGCTGGACGAGTACACGGTGATCAAGCACGTGATGTTCGACTTGACTGGCGACGCCAGGAAGGAATGGCACCGCACCATCTTCAGCGTCGACTAG
- a CDS encoding proline racemase family protein produces the protein MEYIDTIEVHAEGEPGRIILNAADLVKGETMAERLAYCKEHLDWLRKLVLHEPRGYPALCAVLLLPPVNEGSDFGIIVLEQGGFTPMSGSNTICAVTAAIEGGLVEARGAQTTVVVDTAVGVITALAAVRPDGKVESVTVLNVPSFAVQIDAPLLLPESGQVLVDVVFGGQFFAQLDVAQLGLGLDPDRGKELARLGAMVKMAAAQQLRVEHPLFPQINEVALVMLHSGAPAPGKRNQNTVVLSNGVLDPQDSASWVGVLDRSPCGTGTSARMAALHARGQLALGEDFEHYSIIGSKFTGRLVGTEEVAGRQAVRPTITGRGWITGRAQWSVHPEDLFPQGYTLSDIWAPQGNANSAGNPRLQNQMHQ, from the coding sequence ATGGAATATATCGACACTATCGAGGTGCACGCCGAGGGTGAACCCGGCCGCATCATCCTCAACGCCGCGGACCTGGTCAAGGGCGAGACCATGGCCGAAAGGCTGGCCTACTGCAAGGAGCACCTTGACTGGCTGCGCAAGCTGGTGCTCCACGAGCCGCGCGGCTACCCGGCGCTGTGCGCGGTGCTGCTGCTGCCGCCGGTGAACGAGGGCAGCGACTTCGGCATCATCGTTTTGGAGCAGGGCGGGTTCACCCCGATGTCGGGCTCCAACACGATCTGCGCGGTTACCGCGGCGATCGAGGGCGGCCTGGTCGAGGCCCGGGGCGCGCAAACCACGGTAGTGGTCGATACGGCCGTCGGGGTCATCACCGCGCTGGCTGCGGTGCGCCCCGACGGCAAGGTCGAATCGGTCACGGTACTCAACGTCCCATCCTTCGCCGTGCAGATCGACGCGCCGCTGCTGCTGCCGGAGTCCGGCCAGGTGCTGGTGGACGTGGTCTTCGGCGGGCAGTTCTTCGCCCAGCTGGATGTGGCCCAGCTGGGCCTGGGGCTCGACCCGGACCGGGGCAAGGAGCTGGCCCGGCTCGGTGCCATGGTGAAAATGGCCGCCGCGCAGCAGCTGCGCGTAGAGCACCCGCTGTTCCCGCAAATCAACGAGGTGGCCCTGGTGATGCTGCACTCTGGTGCCCCGGCACCGGGCAAGCGCAACCAGAACACCGTGGTGCTCTCCAATGGCGTGCTCGATCCGCAGGACTCCGCCAGCTGGGTGGGCGTGCTGGACCGGTCCCCGTGCGGCACCGGCACCAGCGCCCGCATGGCGGCGCTGCACGCCCGCGGCCAGCTGGCCCTGGGCGAGGACTTCGAGCATTACAGCATCATCGGCTCGAAATTCACCGGACGGCTTGTCGGGACCGAAGAGGTGGCCGGCCGCCAGGCGGTGCGCCCCACCATCACCGGCCGCGGCTGGATCACCGGCCGCGCGCAGTGGAGCGTGCACCCCGAGGACCTCTTCCCGCAGGGCTACACGCTCTCGGATATCTGGGCCCCGCAGGGCAACGCCAACTCCGCTGGGAACCCCCGGCTTCAGAATCAAATGCACCAGTAG
- a CDS encoding dihydrodipicolinate synthase family protein — protein sequence MSNRAKKELKGILAAVTTPFTADGSAVDEANLRGQVERLIAGGIHGIVPTGTSGEFLSLSDEEYRRVIELYVEAAAGRIPVIAGVGAMTNAKAIELAQHAERVGADAIMLVPPFYDPMTFENLKAFLKAVAESIELPIVYYNVPGATGIALSAEEIAELGEIEGLDYLKNTSDDAVGLTELLVKHTDKIKAFNGWDTLTFLGVSLGAEASVWGAAGVVPELAARFWDTLAVRKDLAAAREQWKSLWEISDFLESVPYPAGLKAGLELIGHPAGPVRAPLQELSAADKARFEAILAKAGVLPVSA from the coding sequence ATGTCGAACCGTGCCAAGAAAGAACTCAAGGGCATCCTGGCCGCCGTCACGACCCCGTTCACCGCTGATGGCAGCGCCGTGGACGAAGCGAACCTGCGCGGCCAAGTCGAGCGCCTGATCGCCGGGGGCATCCACGGCATCGTGCCTACCGGCACCTCCGGAGAATTCCTCTCGCTCAGCGACGAGGAATACCGCCGGGTCATCGAGCTCTACGTGGAAGCGGCCGCCGGGCGTATCCCGGTGATTGCCGGCGTTGGCGCCATGACCAATGCGAAGGCCATTGAGCTGGCACAGCATGCCGAGCGCGTGGGCGCCGATGCCATCATGCTGGTTCCGCCGTTCTACGACCCGATGACCTTCGAGAACCTCAAGGCCTTCCTGAAGGCCGTTGCCGAATCCATTGAGCTGCCGATCGTCTACTACAACGTTCCCGGTGCCACCGGTATTGCCCTGTCTGCTGAGGAAATTGCCGAACTCGGCGAGATCGAGGGCCTGGACTACCTGAAGAACACCAGCGACGACGCCGTGGGCTTGACCGAGTTGCTGGTCAAGCACACGGACAAGATCAAGGCCTTCAACGGCTGGGACACCCTGACCTTCCTGGGGGTCAGCCTCGGTGCCGAAGCCTCGGTCTGGGGCGCTGCCGGCGTGGTGCCAGAACTGGCCGCCCGCTTCTGGGACACCCTGGCCGTGCGCAAGGACCTCGCAGCGGCCCGCGAACAGTGGAAGAGCCTCTGGGAGATCTCCGACTTCCTCGAGTCGGTGCCCTACCCGGCAGGGCTGAAGGCTGGGCTGGAACTGATCGGCCACCCGGCCGGGCCGGTGCGCGCCCCGCTGCAGGAACTCTCGGCCGCCGACAAGGCACGGTTCGAGGCCATCCTTGCCAAGGCCGGCGTCCTGCCTGTATCTGCTTAA
- a CDS encoding NAD(P)/FAD-dependent oxidoreductase — MHTLVIGGGIIGLTQAYHLAREGEQVTLVDARATGLGASEVNAGWVVPAEAAPVPGPGVVLQSMKWMLRPDSPLYIRPSLEPAFVKFMLGMWGKSNRSAQRAGFDGHLRLAQDTVEIFDEYQADGINFEMHSEGLLMAFTQQEILEHHLGNLDLPRSYGLDPQVLLGDDVRNHEPLLADVIRGGIYYPKERHLDPGALCRSLHAKLVDLGVDIVENAPLQSVQHSSGKINSVTAGGRRISADNYVLAAGAWTGELSKLFGLHLPVRPGKGYSVEVDPLPLRGATNLWDAKVAITPFESRLRIAGTMEFGGLDEDINQVRVDAILRAPAKYLRGFTVPEHKVEAKAGMRPMTPDGLPIMGQLPRFQNGYVSSGHGMLGVTLAPASAEALTQLIRTGHRQPKLNIFDPARFARSH, encoded by the coding sequence GTGCACACCCTAGTCATCGGCGGCGGGATCATCGGCCTGACCCAGGCCTACCATCTTGCCCGTGAAGGCGAACAGGTCACCCTGGTTGACGCCCGGGCCACCGGCCTGGGCGCCAGCGAAGTCAACGCCGGCTGGGTCGTTCCGGCCGAGGCCGCTCCAGTCCCCGGACCCGGAGTGGTGCTGCAATCCATGAAGTGGATGCTGCGCCCGGATTCCCCGCTCTACATCCGCCCCTCCCTGGAGCCGGCCTTCGTCAAGTTCATGCTGGGCATGTGGGGCAAGTCCAACCGCAGCGCGCAACGTGCCGGGTTTGACGGGCACCTGCGCCTGGCCCAGGACACCGTGGAGATCTTCGACGAGTACCAGGCCGACGGCATCAACTTCGAGATGCACTCCGAAGGCCTGCTGATGGCCTTCACCCAGCAGGAAATCCTGGAACACCACCTGGGCAACCTGGACTTGCCACGCTCCTATGGCCTGGATCCGCAGGTACTGCTCGGCGATGACGTGCGCAACCATGAACCTCTGCTGGCCGATGTCATCCGCGGCGGCATCTACTACCCGAAGGAACGCCACTTGGATCCCGGAGCCTTGTGCAGGTCGCTGCACGCCAAGCTCGTGGACCTCGGGGTGGACATCGTGGAGAACGCCCCGCTGCAGTCCGTGCAGCACAGCTCGGGCAAGATCAACTCGGTAACCGCCGGGGGACGCAGGATTAGCGCGGACAACTACGTGCTGGCCGCCGGAGCCTGGACCGGGGAACTGTCCAAGCTCTTCGGGCTGCACCTGCCGGTGCGCCCGGGCAAGGGCTATTCGGTGGAGGTGGACCCGCTGCCACTGCGTGGTGCGACCAACCTCTGGGATGCCAAGGTGGCCATCACGCCCTTCGAATCGAGGCTGCGCATTGCCGGAACCATGGAATTCGGCGGACTGGACGAGGACATCAACCAGGTCCGGGTGGACGCCATCCTGCGCGCCCCGGCCAAGTACCTGCGCGGCTTCACCGTTCCGGAGCACAAGGTGGAAGCCAAGGCGGGCATGCGCCCGATGACCCCGGACGGCTTGCCGATCATGGGCCAGCTGCCCCGCTTCCAGAACGGCTATGTCTCCAGCGGGCACGGCATGCTCGGTGTCACCCTGGCGCCGGCCAGCGCCGAGGCGCTGACCCAGCTGATCCGCACCGGGCACCGCCAGCCGAAACTGAACATCTTCGACCCGGCGCGTTTCGCGCGCTCCCACTGA
- a CDS encoding amino acid ABC transporter ATP-binding protein produces MSETSLSHTISAGIGEVLVSARGLEKSFGPIQVMRNVDFDMHAGDITVIIGKSGSGKSTLLRALAGLTDPDQGSIEFDGQSVFENGKRTAAWNKVNSHVGMIFQSYTLWPHMDVLNNLVLAPRKKLGLSAAEAKDRAEKALAEVGMARHLRSKPIQLSGGERQRVAIARALMMQPKMLLCDEITSALDPPVAAEVLDVLRRLKEEEGIAIALVTHDMAFASKAADRLVFFHEGEIAVNTTPDEAFNRTENEELKKFVDAVRF; encoded by the coding sequence ATGAGCGAAACGAGCCTGTCACATACGATCTCCGCCGGCATCGGCGAGGTCCTGGTCTCGGCACGCGGGCTGGAAAAGAGCTTCGGGCCGATCCAGGTCATGCGCAACGTCGATTTCGACATGCATGCCGGAGACATCACCGTGATCATCGGCAAGTCCGGATCCGGAAAGTCGACCCTGCTGCGGGCCCTGGCCGGATTGACCGACCCGGATCAGGGAAGCATTGAATTCGACGGGCAGAGCGTCTTCGAGAACGGCAAGCGCACCGCCGCCTGGAACAAGGTCAACTCCCATGTGGGCATGATCTTCCAGAGCTACACCCTGTGGCCGCACATGGACGTTTTGAACAACCTGGTTCTCGCCCCGCGCAAGAAGCTCGGGCTCTCCGCCGCCGAAGCCAAGGACCGCGCCGAAAAGGCCCTGGCCGAGGTGGGCATGGCCCGGCACCTGCGCTCCAAGCCGATCCAGCTCTCCGGCGGCGAGCGGCAGCGCGTGGCCATCGCCAGGGCGCTGATGATGCAGCCGAAGATGCTGCTCTGCGACGAGATCACCAGTGCCCTGGATCCACCGGTCGCGGCCGAGGTGCTCGACGTGCTGCGCCGGCTGAAGGAAGAAGAAGGCATCGCCATCGCCCTGGTCACCCACGACATGGCATTCGCTTCGAAGGCGGCGGACCGGCTGGTCTTCTTCCACGAGGGCGAGATCGCGGTGAACACCACCCCGGACGAGGCGTTCAACCGCACCGAGAACGAGGAATTGAAGAAATTCGTTGACGCGGTCCGCTTCTAG
- a CDS encoding amino acid ABC transporter permease codes for MDYNFDWNVVTSNFPRLLEGLGLTVQITVIVILLSMILAVPLALMRMSNIEVVRWVAQLYIEIFRCTPLLVQLFWMYYALPTLTGITIPGMVSAVIALTANLTAFMAEAYRSGFQAVPEEQVEAGKMLRLSRMQQIRYIIIPQALRQQLPVIMSLNISIFKDTALVSTIAVADLMFTANKIASESYRALEILSTAALMYFVIAFPASLILSKIERNMLEGNKKGSTKKTLLRPKLAVAGKMGASS; via the coding sequence ATGGACTACAACTTTGACTGGAATGTGGTGACATCCAACTTCCCGCGCTTGCTGGAAGGCCTGGGGCTCACCGTGCAGATCACCGTGATCGTGATCTTGCTGTCGATGATCTTGGCGGTGCCGCTGGCACTGATGCGCATGTCGAACATCGAGGTCGTGCGCTGGGTGGCCCAGCTGTACATCGAGATCTTCCGTTGCACCCCGCTGCTGGTGCAGCTGTTCTGGATGTACTACGCTCTGCCGACGCTGACCGGGATCACCATCCCCGGCATGGTCTCCGCGGTCATCGCACTGACCGCCAATCTCACAGCCTTCATGGCCGAGGCCTACCGCTCCGGGTTCCAGGCGGTCCCCGAGGAGCAGGTGGAGGCAGGGAAGATGCTGCGGCTGAGCCGCATGCAGCAGATCCGCTACATCATCATCCCGCAGGCACTTCGCCAGCAACTGCCGGTGATCATGTCGCTGAACATCTCGATCTTCAAGGACACCGCGCTGGTCTCCACGATCGCGGTCGCCGACCTGATGTTCACCGCGAACAAGATCGCTTCCGAATCGTACCGGGCCCTGGAGATCCTCTCCACCGCGGCGTTGATGTACTTCGTCATCGCTTTCCCGGCTTCGCTGATCCTGAGCAAGATCGAACGCAACATGCTTGAAGGAAACAAGAAGGGCAGCACCAAGAAGACCTTGCTGCGGCCGAAACTGGCGGTTGCCGGAAAGATGGGGGCCTCATCATGA
- a CDS encoding substrate-binding periplasmic protein, with the protein MTKTSKVVLSIVLVVVVGLIGGYFGAGLRGGGGSVSGAAATAEGAWLQKIRERGELRVGIASAPPMTAEQPDGTMGGPNVAPLQKLAKEMGVKYVPVAAEWSKMVAGLQADRFDVAAYLDSTSERSLAIQFTVPVYRYEGAWLVREDSGLKTTDDIVKAGKVAMATGTSYERAVTALKVEVVGSESIPQAVTAMKAGRANAVFADLPTLANAAQQDKSLKIVMPKPELFVQDSNYGVNENIDARSLQVLNIAIQSAQNDGTLRTAFDQAGVISPETLGDLEMK; encoded by the coding sequence ATGACTAAGACAAGCAAAGTCGTACTATCCATCGTGCTGGTGGTCGTCGTCGGCCTGATCGGCGGCTACTTCGGTGCCGGCCTGCGTGGGGGCGGGGGGAGCGTGAGCGGTGCTGCTGCTACCGCCGAAGGCGCCTGGCTGCAGAAGATCCGCGAACGCGGCGAACTGCGCGTGGGCATCGCCTCGGCACCGCCGATGACCGCGGAGCAGCCTGATGGCACCATGGGCGGACCGAACGTGGCGCCGCTGCAGAAGCTCGCCAAGGAAATGGGCGTGAAGTATGTGCCGGTGGCCGCCGAATGGAGCAAGATGGTCGCCGGCCTGCAGGCCGATCGCTTCGATGTGGCCGCCTACCTCGACTCGACGTCCGAGCGGTCCCTGGCTATCCAATTCACCGTCCCGGTCTACCGCTACGAAGGCGCCTGGCTGGTCCGGGAAGATTCGGGCCTGAAAACCACCGACGACATTGTCAAGGCGGGGAAGGTCGCCATGGCCACGGGAACTTCCTATGAACGGGCCGTTACCGCCTTGAAGGTCGAGGTCGTCGGGTCGGAGAGCATTCCGCAGGCGGTCACCGCGATGAAGGCCGGCCGTGCCAACGCGGTCTTCGCAGACCTTCCGACGCTTGCCAACGCGGCCCAGCAGGACAAGTCGCTGAAGATCGTGATGCCGAAGCCGGAGCTGTTCGTCCAGGACTCGAACTACGGGGTCAACGAGAACATCGACGCCCGCTCGCTGCAGGTGCTGAACATTGCCATCCAATCAGCGCAAAACGACGGCACGCTGCGCACTGCCTTCGACCAGGCCGGAGTGATTTCCCCGGAAACCCTCGGCGATCTGGAAATGAAGTAG
- a CDS encoding short chain dehydrogenase, with translation MRILVVGATGHIGRVVARELAQRHEVLQVSRSSQISVDLTDPESIAGMYARIGTVDAVISCTGKAPFKPLDQLSRDDFLGGFADKALGQIELVRQGLEHLSEGGSFTVTSGILAREPIRTGVASSAANGALESFVMAASAELPRGLRINAVSPSVLQSAPGYHSAFPGFEQVTDEQVGRAYVRSVEGVETGKIFTVG, from the coding sequence GTGCGCATATTAGTTGTTGGAGCTACCGGGCATATTGGCCGCGTCGTCGCTCGTGAGCTGGCGCAACGCCATGAGGTGCTCCAGGTTTCCCGGAGCTCGCAAATCAGTGTGGATCTGACTGATCCAGAGTCCATCGCCGGCATGTATGCCCGAATTGGGACCGTGGACGCAGTGATTTCCTGCACCGGAAAGGCCCCGTTCAAGCCTCTGGACCAGCTGAGCCGTGATGACTTCCTCGGCGGCTTCGCGGACAAGGCGCTGGGCCAGATCGAGTTGGTGCGCCAGGGGCTGGAACACCTGTCCGAAGGTGGATCGTTTACCGTCACCTCTGGAATCTTGGCCAGGGAACCAATACGAACCGGAGTCGCGTCGTCGGCGGCCAATGGAGCGCTGGAATCATTTGTCATGGCGGCCTCGGCTGAGCTGCCACGTGGGCTTCGCATCAACGCGGTGAGCCCCAGTGTGCTGCAAAGCGCCCCGGGCTATCACAGCGCCTTCCCCGGTTTTGAGCAGGTGACCGACGAGCAGGTTGGCCGCGCCTACGTGCGCTCGGTCGAGGGCGTTGAAACGGGGAAGATTTTCACCGTCGGCTGA